From a single Phragmites australis chromosome 7, lpPhrAust1.1, whole genome shotgun sequence genomic region:
- the LOC133925187 gene encoding myb family transcription factor RLI1-like isoform X4, whose amino-acid sequence MNTKKIKLHGHLYGSPPCDPQLFPGTVAGLSFHPGLVSSAPQQHGGAGSWMPEEYNQTPRSVLATQGSCVGSDTAAFFAAEHLLGIARFDYPLGTTTLPAMAALKTAQFSRSTDAEQLYRPVDPLLLRDGSVRTYYVRQQQRDASEAPPAFNLPLQQKQERVHGLFGNSSTAGLLGGEPETDSFSSHVTASTLLPVMEAPSMQSPMESPLSGSYNIGAPATHTGNVVAAPGQGAPSKTRIRWTQDLHERFVDCVNQLGGADKATPKGILKLMNSDGLTIYHIKSHLQKYRIAKYMPVSTPEGKQEKRAAGNEVQNLDPNTGMQITEALRVQLDVQRRLHEQLEIQRNLQLRIEAQGKKLQKMFEEQLEASRTVMEPREELQGVGAACRGVIEEEDAFDDMQLQSMASGGYTDAWFPSKIS is encoded by the exons ATGAACACCAAGAAGATTAAGCTGCACGGCCACCTCTACGGGTCGCCGCCGTGCGACCCGCAGCTGTTTCCCGGCACCGTCGCCGGGCTCTCCTTCCACCCGGGGCTCGTGAGCTCCGCGCCGCAGCAGCATGGTGGCGCGGGCAGCTGGATGCCCGAGGAGTACAACCAGACCCCGAGGTCGGTTCTCGCGACGCAGGGCAGCTGCGTCGGCTCAGACACCGCCGCATTCTTCGCCGCCGAGCACCTGCTCGGCATCGCACGGTTCGACTACCCTCTGGGAACGACCACGCTCCCGGCGATGGCAGCGCTCAAGACAGCGCAGTTCAGCCGGTCGACGGATGCTGAGCAGCTCTACCGGCCCGTCGACCCGCTGCTGCTCCGCGACGGATCGGTAAGAACGTACTATGTCCGGCAGCAGCAGCGGGACGCCTCGGAGGCGCCTCCTGCATTCAATCTGCCATTGCAGCAGAAGCAGGAGCGAGTGCATGGGCTGTTCGGCAACTCTTCCACCGCTGGGCTTCTCGGAGGCGAACCCGAAACCGATTCGTTTTCATCTCAT GTTACGGCGAGCACGCTTCTCCCGGTGATGGAGGCACCGAGCATGCAAAGCCCGATGGAGAGCCCGCTATCCGGGAGTTACAATATCGGCGCACCGGCGACCCACACCGGCAACGTCGTCGCCGCGCCTGGGCAAGGCGCGCCGAGCAAGACGCGGATCCGGTGGACGCAGGACCTCCACGAGCGGTTCGTCGACTGCGTGAACCAGCTCGGCGGCGCGGACA aggcgactcccAAGGGGATTCTGAAGCTGATGAACTCTGATGGCCTCACCATCTACCACATCAAGAGCCACCTTCAG AAATACCGGATAGCCAAGTACATGCCAGTATCAACACCGGAAG GGAAACAGGAGAAAAGAGCCGCGGGAAACGAGGTCCAGAATCTCGACCCAAACAC TGGAATGCAAATCACTGAAGCACTACGCGTCCAGCTCGACGTTCAGAGGCGCCTCCACGAGCAGCTCGAG ATCCAGCGGAACTTGCAGCTGAGGATCGAGGCGCAGGGCAAGAAGCTGCAGAAGATGTTCGAAGAGCAGCTCGAGGCGAGCAGGACCGTGATGGAGCCGCGGGAGGAACTGCAGGGCGTCGGCGCCGCCTGCCGCGGCGtcatcgaggaggaggacgcgtTCGACGACATGCAGCTGCAGTCCATGGCCAGCGGCGGCTACACCGATGCCTGGTTCCCGTCGAAGATAAGCTAG
- the LOC133925187 gene encoding myb family transcription factor RLI1-like isoform X3, giving the protein MNTKKIKLHGHLYGSPPCDPQLFPGTVAGLSFHPGLVSSAPQQHGGAGSWMPEEYNQTPRSVLATQGSCVGSDTAAFFAAEHLLGIARFDYPLGTTTLPAMAALKTAQFSRSTDAEQLYRPVDPLLLRDGSVRTYYVRQQQRDASEAPPAFNLPLQQKQERVHGLFGNSSTAGLLGGEPETDSFSSHVSEVTASTLLPVMEAPSMQSPMESPLSGSYNIGAPATHTGNVVAAPGQGAPSKTRIRWTQDLHERFVDCVNQLGGADKATPKGILKLMNSDGLTIYHIKSHLQKYRIAKYMPVSTPEGKQEKRAAGNEVQNLDPNTGMQITEALRVQLDVQRRLHEQLEIQRNLQLRIEAQGKKLQKMFEEQLEASRTVMEPREELQGVGAACRGVIEEEDAFDDMQLQSMASGGYTDAWFPSKIS; this is encoded by the exons ATGAACACCAAGAAGATTAAGCTGCACGGCCACCTCTACGGGTCGCCGCCGTGCGACCCGCAGCTGTTTCCCGGCACCGTCGCCGGGCTCTCCTTCCACCCGGGGCTCGTGAGCTCCGCGCCGCAGCAGCATGGTGGCGCGGGCAGCTGGATGCCCGAGGAGTACAACCAGACCCCGAGGTCGGTTCTCGCGACGCAGGGCAGCTGCGTCGGCTCAGACACCGCCGCATTCTTCGCCGCCGAGCACCTGCTCGGCATCGCACGGTTCGACTACCCTCTGGGAACGACCACGCTCCCGGCGATGGCAGCGCTCAAGACAGCGCAGTTCAGCCGGTCGACGGATGCTGAGCAGCTCTACCGGCCCGTCGACCCGCTGCTGCTCCGCGACGGATCGGTAAGAACGTACTATGTCCGGCAGCAGCAGCGGGACGCCTCGGAGGCGCCTCCTGCATTCAATCTGCCATTGCAGCAGAAGCAGGAGCGAGTGCATGGGCTGTTCGGCAACTCTTCCACCGCTGGGCTTCTCGGAGGCGAACCCGAAACCGATTCGTTTTCATCTCATGTAAGTGAA GTTACGGCGAGCACGCTTCTCCCGGTGATGGAGGCACCGAGCATGCAAAGCCCGATGGAGAGCCCGCTATCCGGGAGTTACAATATCGGCGCACCGGCGACCCACACCGGCAACGTCGTCGCCGCGCCTGGGCAAGGCGCGCCGAGCAAGACGCGGATCCGGTGGACGCAGGACCTCCACGAGCGGTTCGTCGACTGCGTGAACCAGCTCGGCGGCGCGGACA aggcgactcccAAGGGGATTCTGAAGCTGATGAACTCTGATGGCCTCACCATCTACCACATCAAGAGCCACCTTCAG AAATACCGGATAGCCAAGTACATGCCAGTATCAACACCGGAAG GGAAACAGGAGAAAAGAGCCGCGGGAAACGAGGTCCAGAATCTCGACCCAAACAC TGGAATGCAAATCACTGAAGCACTACGCGTCCAGCTCGACGTTCAGAGGCGCCTCCACGAGCAGCTCGAG ATCCAGCGGAACTTGCAGCTGAGGATCGAGGCGCAGGGCAAGAAGCTGCAGAAGATGTTCGAAGAGCAGCTCGAGGCGAGCAGGACCGTGATGGAGCCGCGGGAGGAACTGCAGGGCGTCGGCGCCGCCTGCCGCGGCGtcatcgaggaggaggacgcgtTCGACGACATGCAGCTGCAGTCCATGGCCAGCGGCGGCTACACCGATGCCTGGTTCCCGTCGAAGATAAGCTAG
- the LOC133925187 gene encoding myb family transcription factor RLI1-like isoform X1: MNTKKIKLHGHLYGSPPCDPQLFPGTVAGLSFHPGLVSSAPQQHGGAGSWMPEEYNQTPRSVLATQGSCVGSDTAAFFAAEHLLGIARFDYPLGTTTLPAMAALKTAQFSRSTDAEQLYRPVDPLLLRDGSVRTYYVRQQQRDASEAPPAFNLPLQQKQERVHGLFGNSSTAGLLGGEPETDSFSSHVSEVTASTLLPVMEAPSMQSPMESPLSGSYNIGAPATHTGNVVAAPGQGAPSKTRIRWTQDLHERFVDCVNQLGGADIFSCCCVTLAEATPKGILKLMNSDGLTIYHIKSHLQKYRIAKYMPVSTPEGKQEKRAAGNEVQNLDPNTGMQITEALRVQLDVQRRLHEQLEIQRNLQLRIEAQGKKLQKMFEEQLEASRTVMEPREELQGVGAACRGVIEEEDAFDDMQLQSMASGGYTDAWFPSKIS; this comes from the exons ATGAACACCAAGAAGATTAAGCTGCACGGCCACCTCTACGGGTCGCCGCCGTGCGACCCGCAGCTGTTTCCCGGCACCGTCGCCGGGCTCTCCTTCCACCCGGGGCTCGTGAGCTCCGCGCCGCAGCAGCATGGTGGCGCGGGCAGCTGGATGCCCGAGGAGTACAACCAGACCCCGAGGTCGGTTCTCGCGACGCAGGGCAGCTGCGTCGGCTCAGACACCGCCGCATTCTTCGCCGCCGAGCACCTGCTCGGCATCGCACGGTTCGACTACCCTCTGGGAACGACCACGCTCCCGGCGATGGCAGCGCTCAAGACAGCGCAGTTCAGCCGGTCGACGGATGCTGAGCAGCTCTACCGGCCCGTCGACCCGCTGCTGCTCCGCGACGGATCGGTAAGAACGTACTATGTCCGGCAGCAGCAGCGGGACGCCTCGGAGGCGCCTCCTGCATTCAATCTGCCATTGCAGCAGAAGCAGGAGCGAGTGCATGGGCTGTTCGGCAACTCTTCCACCGCTGGGCTTCTCGGAGGCGAACCCGAAACCGATTCGTTTTCATCTCATGTAAGTGAA GTTACGGCGAGCACGCTTCTCCCGGTGATGGAGGCACCGAGCATGCAAAGCCCGATGGAGAGCCCGCTATCCGGGAGTTACAATATCGGCGCACCGGCGACCCACACCGGCAACGTCGTCGCCGCGCCTGGGCAAGGCGCGCCGAGCAAGACGCGGATCCGGTGGACGCAGGACCTCCACGAGCGGTTCGTCGACTGCGTGAACCAGCTCGGCGGCGCGGACA TCTTCTCTTGTTGCTGTGTGACActtgcagaggcgactcccAAGGGGATTCTGAAGCTGATGAACTCTGATGGCCTCACCATCTACCACATCAAGAGCCACCTTCAG AAATACCGGATAGCCAAGTACATGCCAGTATCAACACCGGAAG GGAAACAGGAGAAAAGAGCCGCGGGAAACGAGGTCCAGAATCTCGACCCAAACAC TGGAATGCAAATCACTGAAGCACTACGCGTCCAGCTCGACGTTCAGAGGCGCCTCCACGAGCAGCTCGAG ATCCAGCGGAACTTGCAGCTGAGGATCGAGGCGCAGGGCAAGAAGCTGCAGAAGATGTTCGAAGAGCAGCTCGAGGCGAGCAGGACCGTGATGGAGCCGCGGGAGGAACTGCAGGGCGTCGGCGCCGCCTGCCGCGGCGtcatcgaggaggaggacgcgtTCGACGACATGCAGCTGCAGTCCATGGCCAGCGGCGGCTACACCGATGCCTGGTTCCCGTCGAAGATAAGCTAG
- the LOC133925187 gene encoding myb family transcription factor RLI1-like isoform X2, producing the protein MNTKKIKLHGHLYGSPPCDPQLFPGTVAGLSFHPGLVSSAPQQHGGAGSWMPEEYNQTPRSVLATQGSCVGSDTAAFFAAEHLLGIARFDYPLGTTTLPAMAALKTAQFSRSTDAEQLYRPVDPLLLRDGSVRTYYVRQQQRDASEAPPAFNLPLQQKQERVHGLFGNSSTAGLLGGEPETDSFSSHVTASTLLPVMEAPSMQSPMESPLSGSYNIGAPATHTGNVVAAPGQGAPSKTRIRWTQDLHERFVDCVNQLGGADIFSCCCVTLAEATPKGILKLMNSDGLTIYHIKSHLQKYRIAKYMPVSTPEGKQEKRAAGNEVQNLDPNTGMQITEALRVQLDVQRRLHEQLEIQRNLQLRIEAQGKKLQKMFEEQLEASRTVMEPREELQGVGAACRGVIEEEDAFDDMQLQSMASGGYTDAWFPSKIS; encoded by the exons ATGAACACCAAGAAGATTAAGCTGCACGGCCACCTCTACGGGTCGCCGCCGTGCGACCCGCAGCTGTTTCCCGGCACCGTCGCCGGGCTCTCCTTCCACCCGGGGCTCGTGAGCTCCGCGCCGCAGCAGCATGGTGGCGCGGGCAGCTGGATGCCCGAGGAGTACAACCAGACCCCGAGGTCGGTTCTCGCGACGCAGGGCAGCTGCGTCGGCTCAGACACCGCCGCATTCTTCGCCGCCGAGCACCTGCTCGGCATCGCACGGTTCGACTACCCTCTGGGAACGACCACGCTCCCGGCGATGGCAGCGCTCAAGACAGCGCAGTTCAGCCGGTCGACGGATGCTGAGCAGCTCTACCGGCCCGTCGACCCGCTGCTGCTCCGCGACGGATCGGTAAGAACGTACTATGTCCGGCAGCAGCAGCGGGACGCCTCGGAGGCGCCTCCTGCATTCAATCTGCCATTGCAGCAGAAGCAGGAGCGAGTGCATGGGCTGTTCGGCAACTCTTCCACCGCTGGGCTTCTCGGAGGCGAACCCGAAACCGATTCGTTTTCATCTCAT GTTACGGCGAGCACGCTTCTCCCGGTGATGGAGGCACCGAGCATGCAAAGCCCGATGGAGAGCCCGCTATCCGGGAGTTACAATATCGGCGCACCGGCGACCCACACCGGCAACGTCGTCGCCGCGCCTGGGCAAGGCGCGCCGAGCAAGACGCGGATCCGGTGGACGCAGGACCTCCACGAGCGGTTCGTCGACTGCGTGAACCAGCTCGGCGGCGCGGACA TCTTCTCTTGTTGCTGTGTGACActtgcagaggcgactcccAAGGGGATTCTGAAGCTGATGAACTCTGATGGCCTCACCATCTACCACATCAAGAGCCACCTTCAG AAATACCGGATAGCCAAGTACATGCCAGTATCAACACCGGAAG GGAAACAGGAGAAAAGAGCCGCGGGAAACGAGGTCCAGAATCTCGACCCAAACAC TGGAATGCAAATCACTGAAGCACTACGCGTCCAGCTCGACGTTCAGAGGCGCCTCCACGAGCAGCTCGAG ATCCAGCGGAACTTGCAGCTGAGGATCGAGGCGCAGGGCAAGAAGCTGCAGAAGATGTTCGAAGAGCAGCTCGAGGCGAGCAGGACCGTGATGGAGCCGCGGGAGGAACTGCAGGGCGTCGGCGCCGCCTGCCGCGGCGtcatcgaggaggaggacgcgtTCGACGACATGCAGCTGCAGTCCATGGCCAGCGGCGGCTACACCGATGCCTGGTTCCCGTCGAAGATAAGCTAG
- the LOC133925645 gene encoding uncharacterized protein LOC133925645, translated as MAFVLGAAPVGADWGRRMEKRSPSRSSPEGLKGQQRPWTSTGVGHRSASTHLPPTTMAPQFHMEALLPSSISPKISTILQSHVYPRVGHVFRALARFKSLLLGALGKTKRGAPRPCSKQHANSYRSRSKKRNKKPHFTWSGGSPARAEELDAWSCYDHESTWNVVVPAPAGVEGGSEDGTAEYCGYLCWLEEEKPDDVLVVEEAEDFDGAGEGNGVNEIDRLAEKFIARCHAKFLQEKQESYRRYQEMIARSM; from the exons ATGGCCTTTGTTCTTGGTGCTGCGCCGGTTGGTGCTGACTGGGGCAGGAGAATGGAGAAAAGGTCGCCGAGCAGGTCGTCTCCTGAAGGCCTGAAGGGCCAGCAGCG GCCATGGACTAGCACGGGTGTGGGGCATCGATCAGCTAGCACCCACCTCCCACCTACAACCATGGCTCCGCAGTTCCACATGGAGGCACTGCTTCCGAGCTCGATCTCGCCAAAGATCAGCACCATCCTCCAATCTCACGTCTACCCACGAGTCGGCCACGTCTTCCGCGCACTCGCGAGGTTCAAGTCCTTGCTCCTTGGCGCCCTCGGCAAGACGAAGAGGGGCGCGCCAAGGCCCTGCAGCAAGCAGCACGCCAACAGCTACCGCTCGAGGTCGAAGAAGAGGAACAAGAAGCCGCATTTCACCTGGTCTGGCGGCTCGCCGGCTCGGGCGGAGGAGCTGGACGCGTGGTCGTGCTACGACCACGAGTCGACGTGGAACGTGGTGGTCCCGGCTCCGGCCGGGGTGGAGGGCGGCAGCGAGGACGGCACGGCCGAGTACTGTGGGTACCTGTGCTGGCTCGAGGAGGAGAAGCCAGATGACGTACTGGTTGTGGAAGAAGCCGAAGATTTCGACGGCGCCGGCGAAGGGAATGGCGTGAATGAGATCGACAGGCTCGCGGAGAAGTTCATCGCGAGGTGCCATGCCAAGTTCTTGCAGGAGAAGCAGGAGTCGTACCGGAGGTATCAGGAGATGATTGCCAGGAGCATGTGA